In Solanum pennellii chromosome 3, SPENNV200, a single window of DNA contains:
- the LOC107015201 gene encoding cytochrome P450 89A2-like, translating to MENWIFVLLFSLCISFLLKSFVFFISANSKSKKKLPPGPYIFPVIGSLLWSNAKLEPALRVLKARYGPLITLNIGSRPTIYIGSHSLAYQALVQQGSIFSDRPTAESSNQCIISSAPYGSIWRLLRRNLTSEILHHSRFKSYSKARSWVLGILLQQIRHAQVDSVKLIDHFQYAMFCLLVLMCFGDKLEEPQIKQIQNMQNNLVLGFRRYRDVLKFFPRVGKIMFRNRWKKLIELQREQRNILIPLIEARRRAKEEKTEPADELVVAYVDTLLNLELPEEKRNLNVGEIVALCSEFLSAGTDTTSTALQWIMANLVKSPSIQEKLYRQIASVVGEKQSKLSTDDEEVVKEEDLQKIPYLKAVILEGLRRNPPGHFVLPHRVTEEVELNGYVIPKDTTINFMVGEMGLDQNVWEDPMEFRPERFLVEGSDKVVDFDITGSKEIKMMPFGAGRRICPAFALAMLHLEYFVANLIWHFQWNPVEGDDDVDLSEKQEFASPLRARISPRVKSL from the coding sequence ATGGAGAACTGGATTTTCGTACTACTCTTTTCTCTCTGCATATCTTTTCTGCTCAaatcttttgtatttttcatcTCTGCTAACTCCAAATCCAAGAAAAAACTCCCACCGGGACCCTACATTTTTCCGGTGATCGGAAGCTTATTATGGTCCAACGCCAAATTGGAACCCGCACTCCGTGTACTCAAGGCTAGGTATGGTCCTCTCATAACTCTCAATATTGGGTCTCGTCCTACTATATACATAGGTAGTCACTCTTTAGCCTACCAAGCTTTAGTCCAGCAAGGCTCTATTTTCTCCGACCGGCCAACGGCTGAATCTAGTAACCAGTGTATCATCAGCTCCGCCCCTTACGGCTCAATATGGCGTCTTCTCCGTCGAAACTTGACTTCAGAAATACTCCATCATTCTCGCTTCAAGTCCTATTCCAAGGCCAGATCGTGGGTGCTGGGTATCCTCCTTCAACAGATCCGTCACGCCCAAGTCGATTCCGTGAAGTTAATTGATCATTTTCAGTATGCTATGTTCTGTCTTCTTGTATTGATGTGTTTTGGGGATAAACTTGAGGAACCTCAAATCAAGCAAATTCAAAATATGCAAAATAACTTGGTCCTGGGTTTCCGACGATACAGAGATGTACTAAAATTCTTTCCCAGAGTTGgaaaaataatgtttagaaATCGCTGGAAGAAACTCATTGAACTACAACGAGAGCAAAGGAATATCCTCATTCCTTTGATTGAAGCTCGACGCAGGGCCAAAGAAGAAAAGACCGAACCCGCCGATGAGTTAGTAGTGGCTTATGTGGATACGCTGTTGAATTTGGAATTGCCAGAGGAAAAAAGGAACCTCAATGTTGGAGAAATTGTAGCCCTCTGCAGTGAATTCCTAAGCGCTGGAACTGATACGACGTCCACTGCCTTACAGTGGATTATGGCCAACTTGGTCAAAAGCCCTTCCATTCAGGAGAAACTATACCGACAAATTGCTAGTGTAGTGGGAGAAAAACAGAGCAAGCTGAGTACAGATGATGAAGAGGTGGTGAAGGAGGAAGATTTGCAGAAAATACCCTACTTGAAGGCAGTGATATTAGAAGGTCTTAGGCGTAACCCACCCGGTCACTTTGTGCTGCCACACAGAGTGACAGAGGAAGTTGAACTGAACGGCTACGTCATTCCGAAGGATACGACCATCAATTTCATGGTTGGGGAGATGGGTTTAGACCAAAATGTATGGGAAGATCCAATGGAGTTTAGACCAGAGAGGTTCTTAGTGGAAGGATCCGATAAAGTAGTTGATTTCGATATTACAGGAAGTAAAGAGATCAAGATGATGCCATTCGGAGCAGGGAGGAGAATATGTCCTGCCTTTGCATTGGCTATGCTTCACTTGGAATACTTTGTGGCTAATTTGATTTGGCATTTTCAATGGAATCCTGTCGAAGGAGATGATGATGTCGATCTCTCGGAGAAGCAAGAATTCGCCAGTCCACTACGAGCTCGTATTTCCCCCAGAGTTAAGTCCCTTTGA
- the LOC107014567 gene encoding cytochrome P450 89A2-like, producing the protein MEIWFIVVVTLCIAFWLKSIFNIIVSPNSNTKRNLPPGPYSFPVIGSLLWAKRTFADLEPILRDLKAKYGPLITLNIGSRSAIFVASHSLAYQALVQQGAVFSNRPKAGPTSAVVNSNQRNISSAPYGPIWRLLRRNLTSEILHPSRIKSYSKARSWVLGILIQQLRNAQVDSVKLIDHFQYAMFCLLVLMCFGDKLEETQIRQIENIQRKLLLGFTRFNIINIFPRVGKIIFRNRWKELIELRQEQESIIIPLIEARSRAREQRTEHGDEFVVAYVDTLLNLEFPEEKRNLNHGEIVTLCSEFLSAGTDTTSTALQWIMANLVKNPSIQEKLYQEIVTVVGEKQSKLTDEEVVKEEDLQKMPYLKAVILEGLRRHPPGHFVLPHTVTKEVELNGYIIPKDVTINFMVAEMGLDPKVWEDPLEFRPERFLVEGSDNEGFDITGSREIKMMPFGAGRRICPAYALAMLHLEYFVANLIWHFQWKPVEGDDVDLTEILEFTVVMKNPLRARICPRVNSV; encoded by the coding sequence ATGGAAATCTGGTTTATCGTTGTTGTTACTCTCTGTATAGCTTTCTGGTTGAAAtccatttttaatattattgtcTCTCCAAATTCCAATACCAAGAGAAACCTCCCGCCGGGACCCTACAGTTTTCCGGTGATCGGTAGTTTATTATGGGCCAAACGGACCTTCGCCGACTTGGAACCCATCCTCCGTGACCTTAAAGCTAAGTATGGTCCGCTGATTACACTAAATATTGGGTCTCGTTCAGCCATATTCGTAGCTAGCCACTCCTTAGCCTACCAAGCTTTAGTCCAGCAAGGTGCTGTTTTCTCTAACCGGCCAAAGGCTGGGCCTACCAGTGCAGTCGTCAATAGTAACCAGCGGAACATCAGCTCCGCCCCTTACGGCCCTATATGGCGTCTACTCCGTCGAAATTTGACTTCGGAAATACTCCACCCATCTCGTATCAAGTCATATTCCAAGGCCAGATCTTGGGTGCTGGGTATCCTCATTCAACAGCTCCGTAACGCCCAAGTTGATTCTGTGAAGTTAATTGATCATTTTCAGTATGCAATGTTCTGTCTTCTTGTATTGATGTGTTTTGGGGATAAACTTGAGGAAACTCAAATCCGACAAATTGAAAATATACAGCGCAAGTTGCTCCTGGGTTTCACACGATTcaatataataaacatatttcCTAGAgttggaaaaataatttttaggaaTCGCTGGAAGGAACTCATTGAACTACGACAAGAGCAAGAGAGTATCATCATTCCTTTGATTGAAGCTCGAAGCAGGGCCAGAGAACAAAGGACCGAGCACGGTGATGAATTTGTGGTGGCTTATGTGGATACGCTGTTGAATTTGGAGTTTCCAGAGGAAAAAAGGAATCTCAATCATGGAGAAATCGTAACGCTCTGTAGTGAATTCCTAAGCGCCGGAACTGATACGACGTCCACTGCCTTACAGTGGATTATGGCCAACTTGGTCAAAAACCCTTCCATTCAGGAAAAACTATACCAAGAAATTGTCACTGTAGTGGGAGAAAAACAGAGCAAGTTGACAGATGAAGAGGTGGTGAAGGAGGAGGATTTGCAGAAAATGCCCTACTTGAAAGCAGTTATATTAGAAGGTCTTAGGCGGCACCCACCTGGTCACTTTGTGCTGCCACACACAGTGACAAAGGAAGTAGAACTGAATGGCTACATCATCCCAAAGGATGTCACCATCAATTTCATGGTTGCAGAGATGGGTCTAGACCCAAAGGTGTGGGAGGATCCCTTGGAGTTTAGACCAGAGAGGTTCTTAGTGGAAGGTTCAGATAACGAAGGGTTTGATATAACAGGAAGTAGAGAGATCAAGATGATGCCATTCGGCGCAGGGAGGAGAATATGTCCTGCCTATGCATTGGCTATGCTTCACTTGGAATACTTTGTGGCTAATTTGATTTGGCATTTTCAATGGAAGCCTGTGGAAGGAGATGATGTTGATCTCACAGAGATTCTAGAATTCACCGTCGTGATGAAGAACCCATTACGAGCTCGTATCTGCCCCAGAGTTAACTCCGTTTGA